From the Clarias gariepinus isolate MV-2021 ecotype Netherlands chromosome 3, CGAR_prim_01v2, whole genome shotgun sequence genome, one window contains:
- the kpnb1 gene encoding importin subunit beta-1: protein MELITILEKTVSPDRNELEAAQKFLEQAAIENLPTFLVELSKVLANPGNTQVARVAAGLQVKNSLTSKDPDVKAQYQQRWLAIDGNARREIKNYVLQTLGTETYRPSSASQCVAGIACAEIPVSQWPELIPQLVANVTDPSSTEHMKESTLEAIGYICQDIEPEQLQESANQILTAIIQGMRKEEPSNNVKLAATNALLNSLEFTKANFDKETERHFIMQVVCEATQCPDTRVRVAALQNLVKIMSLYYQYMETYMGPALFAITIEAMKSDIDEVALQGIEFWSNVCDEEMDLAIEATEASEQGRPPEHTSKFYAKGALQYLVPILTQTLTKQDENDDDDDWNPCKAAGVCLMLLATCCEDDVVPHVLPFIKEHIKHPDWRYRDASVMAFGSILEGPELNQLKPLVIQAMPTLIELMKDPSVVVRDTTAWTVGRICDLLPEAAINELYLNPLLQCLIEGLGAEPRVASNVCWAFSSLAEAAYEATDAAEDQEEPSTYCLSSSFELIVQKLLETTDRPDGHQNNLRSAAYEALMEIVKNSAKDCYPAVQKTTLVIMERLQQVLQMESHIQSTSDRIQFNDLQSLLCATLQNVLRKVQHQDALQISDVVMASLLRMFQSTAGSGGVQEDALMAVSTLVEVLGSDFLKYMEAFKPFLVIGLKNYQEYQVCLAAVGLVCDLCRALMANILPYCDEIMQLLLENLGNENVHRSVKPQILSVFGDIALAIGGEFKKYLDVVLDTLQQASQAQVDKTDYDMVDYLNELREGCLEAYTGIIQGLKGDQENVHPDVMLVQPRVEFILSFIHHIAEDEDHSDGVVANAVGLIGDLCTTFGKDVMKLVELRPQINELLTEGRRSKTTKTKTLATWATKELRKLKSQA, encoded by the exons ATGGAGCTGATAACAATCCTCGAAAAAACCGTCTCTCCAG ATCGGAATGAGTTGGAGGCGGCGCAGAAGTTTTTGGAGCAGGCTGCCATTGAGAATTTG CCTACGTTCTTGGTGGAGTTGTCGAAGGTGTTGGCGAACCCAGGGAACACTCAGGTGGCCCGAGTTGCCGCCGGCCTGCAGGTGAAGAACTCTCTCACGTCAAAGGACCCAGACGTGAAAGCACAGTATCAGCAGAGATGGCTGGCCATCGACGGCAACGCTCGCCGCGAGATCAAGAACTAT GTGTTGCAGACTCTGGGTACAGAGACATACAGGCCAAGCTCAGCCTCTCAGTGTGTGGCCGGGATTGCGTGCGCTGAGATCCCGGTTAGTCAGTGGCCTGAGCTCATTCCACAGTTGGTGGCCAATGTCACTGACCCCAGCAGCACCGAACACATGAAGGAGTCCACACTGGAGGCCATCGGGTACATCTGCCAGGACATT GAACCAGAGCAGCTTCAGGAGAGTGCTAATCAGATTCTGACGGCCATCATCCAAGGCATGAGGAAAGAGGAGCCGAGCAACAATGTCAAATTAGCAGCCACCAACGCTCTGCTCAACTCCCTGGAGTTTACTAAAGCCAACTTTGACAAGGAG ACGGAAAGACACTTCATCATGCAGGTTGTCTGTGAAGCCACACAGTGTCCAGACACCagg GTAAGAGTGGCTGCATTACAGAACCTGGTGAAGATCATGTCCTTGTATTATCAGTACATGGAGACGTACATGGGCCCTGCACTGTTCGCA ATCACAATTGAAGCCATGAAAAGTGATATTGATGAAGTTGCTCTGCAAGGAATTGAGTTTTGGTCGAACGTGTGTGATGAAGAGATGGACTTGGCCATCGAAGCCACGGAG gcaTCAGAACAGGGCCGACCGCCAGAGCACACCAGCAAGTTTTATGCTAAAGGAGCTCTCCAGTACCTGGTCCCCATTCTTACTCAGACCCTCACTAAGCAG gaCGAGAACGATGACGACGACGACTGGAACCCGTGTAAAGCAGCGGGAGTGTGTCTCATGCTGCTGGCCACGTGCTGTGAGGATGACGTTGTGCCTCACGTTCTTCCTTTCATCAAAGAGCACATCAAACATCCGGATTGGCGCTACAGAGACGCGTCTGTTATGGCTTTCGGTTCTATCTTGGAAGGCCCTGAACTTAACCAGCTCAAACCGCTAGTCATCCAG GCCATGCCAACCCTCATCGAGCTGATGAAGGACCCCAGTGTGGTGGTGAGGGACACAACGGCGTGGACGGTGGGAAGAATCTGTGATCTGCTGCCTGAAGCTGCCATTAACGAGCTGTACCTGAATCCTCTGCTGCAGTGCCTCATCGAGGGGTTAGGGGCCGAGCCACGTGTCGCCTCCAACGTCTGCTGG GCATTCTCCAGTTTGGCTGAAGCTGCATATGAGGCTACTGATGCTGCTGAAGATCAGGAGGAACCCAGCACCTACTGCCTCTCCTCTTCATTTGAACTCATTGTACAGAAACTTCTGGAAACAACAGACAG GCCGGACGGACACCAGAACAACCTGCGCAGCGCAGCTTACGAGGCTTTGATGGAGATAGTGAAGAACAGTGCTAAGGACTGTTACCCGGCGGTGCAGAAAACCACACTGGTGATCATGGAGCGCCTGCAGCAGGTTCTGCAGATGGAG tctcACATCCAGAGCACGTCAGACCGAATCCAGTTCAACGATCTCCAGTCTCTGCTTTGTGCAACACTGCAG AATGTTCTGCGGAAGGTGCAGCACCAGGACGCTCTGCAGATCTCCGACGTGGTTATGGCGTCTCTCCTGCGCATGTTTCAGAGCACGGCTGGCTCCGGAGGAGTGCAGGAGGATGCCCTTATGGCTGTTAGCACGCTGGTAGAAG TTCTGGGCAGTGACTTCCTGAAGTACATGGAAGCCTTCAAACCATTCCTGGTTATTGGACTGAAGAACTATCAGGAATATCAG gtgtgtctGGCCGCTGTGGGTCTGGTGTGCGACCTGTGTCGAGCCCTGATGGCCAACATTCTGCCTTACTGTGATGAAATCATGCAGCTGCTGCTGGAGAACCTGGGC aatgagAATGTGCACAGGTCCGTGAAGCCGCAGATCCTCTCCGTGTTCGGTGACATCGCTCTGGCCATCGGAGGGGAGTTTAAGAAATATCTGGATGTGGTATTGGACACGCTGCAGCAGGCTTCTCAAGCACAAGTGGACAAG ACGGACTACGACATGGTGGATTATTTGAACGAGCTGCGCGAAGGCTGTCTGGAGGCATACACAGGGATCATTCAGGGTCTTAAAGGAGACCAGGAGAATGTTCATC CGGATGTGATGCTGGTGCAGCCGCGTGTGGAGTTCATCCTATCCTTCATTCATCATATCGCTGAGGATGAGGATCACTCAGACGGAGTGGTGGCCAACGCTGTCGGACTCATCGG TGACTTGTGCACAACATTCGGTAAGGATGTGATGAAGCTGGTGGAGCTTCGTCCTCAGATTAACGAACTGCTCACCGAGGGACGACGATCCAAAACCACCAAAACTAAAACTCTTGCCACGTGGGCCACCAAGGAGCTCCGCAAGCTCAAGAGTCAGGCCTG a